ACTAAACTGACCATCGCAGAGCCCCTTGGTCTGATCTGCTTTGCTTCTTCGTGGCTTGTTTAGGTATGGCGAGAACGCCGAGGATATGACCAAGGAGGCGGGCTGGACCTGCCCCAAATGCAGGGGCATCTGCAACTGCAGCTTCTGCAGGTCAGCCAACGAAGCTGATGCACGGCTATAATGGGATTTCTTGTGTATTTCTGTCTTAGCTTGGTTTTGTTTGACAGGAAGAAGAAAGGGGAGACGCCTACAGGAATACTGGCCCATGCTGCCAAGGCGTCAGGGCACTCGTCCGTCCATGATTTGCTGATAAAGGGCTCCGACATGGTGGTTGCTGCACAGACGCTGTCCTCGCTCCCTAAGAAGATCAAGAAGGTACAATTTTTCGCTTGGTAACTCTCTGCTGTATAATGTAATTGCTCATCATTGTTCATCTGCTTTGTTGGTCCCTTTGTTAGGAACGCAAGGAGGGCAGCTTAAAGAGGGCGCTAGGGACAGATGATGCTACCGGTGGATTGTTTGCTGAAGGGGATGAGAATATTAAGACTGATCTCAATGCACTTCCTTCAGTTCCTATCAAAAAGAAGCTGAAGAAGATCAAGAAGGTACATTTTTGCCTGGCAATTCTCTGTTGTATAATGTAGTTCTTCGTTATTGTTGATCTGTTTTGCTGGCCCCTTTGTTAGGAACACAAGGAGGGCAACATAAAGAAGGTGCCAGGGACAGGCGATGCTACTGATGGATTGTTGACTGAAGGGGATGAGAATACAAACACTGATCTCAATGCATTTCCTTCAGTTCCTACCAACAAGGAGCTGAAGAAGATCAAGAAGGTGGTACATTTTTTGCTCGGTAATTCTCTGTTTTATAATGTAATTGTTTCATTATTACTGATCTGTTTTGCTGGCCCCTTTGTTAGGAACGCAAGAAGGGCAACATAAAGAAGGCCCTAGGGACAGATGATGGTACTGATGGATTGTTGGCTGAAGGGGGTGAGAATGCAAGGACTGATCTCAATTCAGTTCCTTCAGTTCCTACCGACAAGGAGCTGAAGAAGATCATGAAGGTGGTGCATTTTTTGCTTGGTAACTCTCTGTTTTATAATGTAATTCTTCATTATTACTGATCTGTTTTGCTGGCCCCTTTGTTAGGAACACAAGAAGGGCAACATAAAGAGGGCCCTAGGGACAGATGATGGTACTGATGGATTGTTGGCTCAAGGGGATGACAATACAGGGACTGATCTCAATGCACTTCTTCCAGTTCCCATCAGCAAGAAGCTGAAAAAGGGCAACCACAGGGTAAATGACATGACTGCTGATGAAAAGTGCCCTGTTGAAATTAAGGGCGAACTTCACATTAGGAATGAGAGCACTGATGTCCCAGGGACCAAAATTGAGCTACCCATAGGTACTCCAGTCACTGACATTGCAGGGGCTGAGCTGGAGGTTGATGATGTTGGGTCTGCACTTCAGTTTCATGAATTCTGCCGCACATTTGCAGAGGTACTTATGTCAAGACAATCTTTCAGCTTTTACTTTCTTGTTCTGTTGTGCAATACAAGCGCCATGAGCTCTCTTATGGACTAAAGAAAATATTCTTGTGCTGCATTTCTTTTTATGTTGATGCAAGGTTTGTCATTGGTTATGTATAACTGGTTCTGTTTAAAAAAAGTTTATGTCTGCAGAACAGAAAAAGGTGTTGTTGCATTATGTAATTGTTGTTTCAGCCTTTCAGGCCAATGTTAGAACTAAAGCAAAGTGATGTCAGCAGcttctccttttttttgttaCATTATCCTATGTTTGTTCTGATGTAGAGCAGTCAGCCATGCCATTAGGCTTTAGTGCACATATTTAATCAAATGCAAATAGTATTTTAAAGTTATATAAAATTCATAGTTGTCCAGAATGAGAGTGGCAGCCATGGTGAAATACTGACACGTGATAATGGTAACACTGTTTTGAGACGATCCAAATAAGTTGTATAAATTTCAAAGATATTTATTTGCTCATGCAGACAATTGCATTTTAAGACTATATTGGTGATCAGGACGTGTGTGTATGCTAGTGCATCTATCTCTGATGATCTGCATGCGTGATTTGACCAACCACCAGAAAGTGTAATATTTGTCTTACATCTCAGATTCATCCTATATTGTCATGGATATTTTTATACACTAGATGATACCCTGCATGCTGCTGTGGGAGTTGGTTGCAATATATTTTAATACTTGTTTGTGTGGAGCGTGAATATCTGGTTAAATTATAAGATTTTAGAAGGCACAGTGATAGTATATTATATTGAATTGCTTATTTTTCTTAGAGCAGCCTTTTGTCTTCATAAGCTAGTCTTAAAAATGGGTCTTGTTTCCATGGTTTAACATGTTAATATGGCACCTTGTGGCTGTTCGAATATAGTTTGTTTTGTAAATGGAATAATGTCGCAAATGATTTTTTTGCGCAGGTTCTTAAAATAAGAAAGGGACAGCCAGAAAAAGTTCTTCAAGTCATCACTGGAGGAGGCCGTATCGGGCGAGAGGTGCCTTCAGTTGTTGCTGACCTTCACATTAGTTTGTTATCTGTCATCCAAGAAGACAGAGAAGAGAAGTACTTACATTCTGAATTGATATTTCTTTGTTGTTGTGTTTAAACTGATTGTTAAATGACTAAATGAGGTTATTTTGTTCATAGCCCTTCGGACTATTCAAGGAATGGTGATGCTTGGATAATTGATACTGGCAAATATATTAGTGAATCCACAGTTATCTCGAAGGAACTGCCTGTTGATTGTTTAAGTCAAGGGGTATTAGGATATAAAAAATTGAGCCCTTCTTTAAAGCTGCATGTGCTGAATTTTCTGTGTGATGAGGCCCTTTCTACTACGTAAGTACTGCCTACTGTATTTGCTGTAGTAGTTCACTTCGCTATTTTACTTTCATATCAAtaatattttgtttttgttcaGAACATTAAAGAACTGGGTTCTCAAACAGCATGAAAGTGCAACTGAGAGAAAGGTTGCTGCAAGGGAAAAATTCCGTGCTGTCAAGGAAAAGGTAAGAGAGCTCGGGCAACCTTTTTTATGTGTGTCTAGTCACTTGCTTTTTTTTACACTAATAAACAACCACTTTCCTCTGGTTTTATAGGAAAAGGAGCTTAAAGAAAAACTAACTATTAAGATGGCTAAACCAAGGTTTTTGAGAAATGGAGCAGAAATTAATAGTCTCGTTTCTCAAATTAAGGAGGCATATGAAGACAAGAAGGCAGTAATAGATGGTCTGAACATTATGAATTTATATATCTACATTTTTTTATCTTTCTGCATCTCATTAGTTCTCCGTATGCTTGATGTTTTGCAGTTTCTTTAATATATCTTTTTGTATTGTGCTTGGTTTAGCTTTCTGCACTTTCTTCAAGATTTAGCTTGAGTTTGTGTACAAAAAATGTCACCAGTTCATTTATACCCCTGTATATGTGAATTCACTTCAGTTTTGTTAATTGAGTGTTAAGCCTGTGTATATTTTCATTGTGGTACTAATATTTTTCTGCAGCTCAACAGAACATTAAACATGTATGCACTTACTAAGTTTCTTAGTTGCATGTAGCCATGTGCCTTTTTCTGGATGTGAAGTAACTAAAGAACATGCTCAGCCTTCAGTTTCATTCCAAACAGAACACTGTTTAAAGAATATATATCTTATTCTGTAATGTGCAAGGCACTGAGCTGTGTGAACTAATTATCTTCTGTTACCTCTCAATTATGGCAATATCAGAGGAGAAGCTGGGAGGTCTAGTTAGGAAAAAGCCTGTCAGGATAGATGAAGGGGTTGCGTACTGGAAGCTGGATGGTTATTGTGATAAGACAGCAATAATGCGCCAAGGTTTGTCTGAAGTTATTATGCAATACCCTTTCATGTTACTCATTTATATTGTTGTAGTTAGTGACTACTAATATCATATTTGTATCAGAGTTTGACGCAACAGAGAACACTGACAAGTGGTTTATGTTCACcgaggaagaagaaaaagtaaTCAAAGGTCATGTAGCCCCAAGGTAAGGAGTTTACCATTTATTTAGAAGTTTTTTTTTCCTTTATGAAGATAGTATACTTGTTGTTTAAGAACTATCAATTCACTAAAGTTTAGATCCCCAATTTTTTATCGTTGCACGGTGCTATCGTTATTTGACAAGTCTGACTAGCAATGTAACCAAAGTATAATCATGAGTTTCTCTTGGTTCCCACTTACTAGTATATGTCCTGTTGAGATTATTCACATCTAACTTGGGCCCTGTTGTAACTGGTTAATATAGGCCCCAGTTGAAGCGCAAAAACAAAACACATACCTTGGCTGGGCACAATGCTCTACCGATCTCAAGCTCCATGAAAACTCAGACTCCTGTTTCAGCTGTTTGAAGGTATTTATTTGATCCTTTTGCTGTTCATTTTTCCTAGACCCAATGGCATGCCACACTTCCATACAACCGAGACTGAAATGTGTCATGTTACAATGGCACCGTCATGAGAGCGCATTTTTGGAACCTGGGTACATGTGAACCCAATTTTGAAAACTTGGAGAAAGTTGTTTTTGTAAGCTGTGAAAAATTATAAGAAAAAAAAAACCCACACAAGTAGATGGTGGGTAGAAAGTTGTCCTTGTGAATTCCTACCCAACACCTACATGCATGGGCTTCGTTGTAACTTTTCATATGTCAAACACTTAAGAGTGGTGATTTTTGATACGTTTGGAAAAGTGGCTGATGGCACGTCATTGAATGTTTTGTTTTGGCAGGTGGATGAGCTATGCTAGCTGAGGAATGGGGCGCTGCAGAGGATATAAGTGGCTGAGCTTTGCTGTAGGGAAGTTACGCAACTGCAGAAGAGCCAACAACTATCTGAAGATGCAGTCACAGCATTCTATTCCCTGGgtcatgccatgttttgtctggaTTGGAACTTTGGAAGTTGTTATTTTTACGTTGCAATTGTTCTGTACATGTTATTACTAGTTTAAGGGAAGGTTTCTGTGAAACATCCATTGCATTGGTCTGAATAATCATCGTTTGAATGTTCTCACTATGGTTGTATAATCAAATCGTCCTGTAGCATGCATGTACCAACAAATTGACTTCACTGTACTGTATCTGGTGATCATGTTATTACTCATGCTCCTACTCTTTTATGGTCATCTTATGCTACTCTGGATGAGAGCTGTGTATGTTATGCCACATATGTCAAATTTATGCATGTCAACACTGTGGTGGGTTTATGATGTGCATGATCATGCTGTTCTGTTGATCATTGTTTTGCTCCTTTACGTCATGCTGACCATTTTGCTATTTTTCTTCCTGTACAAACCTGAAACATGCATTCATTCTGCTATACAAATTTGAGTTTCTATGTTACATCCAGTTTGCTTATTTCAAAGCTGTCTACATACTGAATAGGAGCAACATTGCACATACACATTATTTTCTGGAAACTTTTTTTCCCTATGTGCATGTTTTTAGAATATGCTGAACCATAGAATCTCCAACTGGAAACGTTTCTGGCCGTGACAGCTAAGGTCGGGATGGAAAGGAGAAAAAAAAATGGAAAGGGAAGAATTATCTGTATTTCCAGCATTTCAGCATCCATCTTTGGCAATCAGTAAATGGCATGGTTAATTCTGTTGTAACTTGTAACCGCTGGGATTTTTCTTTTTGCGGAATAACCGGTGTATTTTTTGCAACAGTATGTCATACTGGTTTAACGCTTGATGCGTTTACATGTGTCAGATTATGATAATCCTGTTTGCCTAGCCAGTTTTTGTATTTTAACTCACCATTTGGTTAACAGCTATGCTTATTTCCCATACCAGTTACaaagtactcccttcgttccaatttattgaactaaaaccacgacgagtaaatcGGAACAGAGGGAGTAAGTCCGGCACAACTTAGTCCAATGACCATAAACTGAGCCTAAAAACTACTCCACTATTCAAAGTTCAGAATCAGCGGGTATGAAATTGAGAAGTTAATAATAGTGCAAGATCATAGAGGTTACGGACCTCTTTGATTTGGAAGATTCTCAAAAGACagtgtcggtggaaacgacacctatgggatcactggatcccttctacggttggcgtgtgcggggttgtgcaaagagcgggtctggtagtcagcacaaggatcgtttacccaggttcgggccgcgaagatgcgtaataccctagtcctgctttgatgtatatttgagtgttcttgagctctcgaactagctacggggcgtgcgtagtccaaaagatccgaatcctcccCCAGTACGCCTCGGACCTTCTTTATAGacgaaaggggttgccacagtggcacacaagaggtggaaaggtatatagtgtacaagcttatcgcc
This sequence is a window from Aegilops tauschii subsp. strangulata cultivar AL8/78 chromosome 7, Aet v6.0, whole genome shotgun sequence. Protein-coding genes within it:
- the LOC109734074 gene encoding uncharacterized protein; this encodes MAKKGAGGEESVVVPAQTEQAKQGPPRKRNPCPGIRCVGGRIYDPENGKTCHQCRQKTMDFAVACTQPRKKGLCPIHFCHKCLFNRYGENAEDMTKEAGWTCPKCRGICNCSFCRKKKGETPTGILAHAAKASGHSSVHDLLIKGSDMVVAAQTLSSLPKKIKKERKEGSLKRALGTDDATGGLFAEGDENIKTDLNALPSVPIKKKLKKIKKEHKEGNIKKVPGTGDATDGLLTEGDENTNTDLNAFPSVPTNKELKKIKKERKKGNIKKALGTDDGTDGLLAEGGENARTDLNSVPSVPTDKELKKIMKEHKKGNIKRALGTDDGTDGLLAQGDDNTGTDLNALLPVPISKKLKKGNHRVNDMTADEKCPVEIKGELHIRNESTDVPGTKIELPIGTPVTDIAGAELEVDDVGSALQFHEFCRTFAEVLKIRKGQPEKVLQVITGGGRIGREVPSVVADLHISLLSVIQEDREENPSDYSRNGDAWIIDTGKYISESTVISKELPVDCLSQGVLGYKKLSPSLKLHVLNFLCDEALSTTTLKNWVLKQHESATERKVAAREKFRAVKEKEKELKEKLTIKMAKPRFLRNGAEINSLVSQIKEAYEDKKAVIDEEKLGGLVRKKPVRIDEGVAYWKLDGYCDKTAIMRQEFDATENTDKWFMFTEEEEKVIKGHVAPRPQLKRKNKTHTLAGHNALPISSSMKTQTPVSAV